AGCACATCCGCCGCCAACGCTTCATCATCCGTATACAGAGGGGCAAGGTCCGCCCCCAGCGCCACGCGCGCCGCGCCGGTCAGCGTGGCAAAATCCATCAGCAGGTCCGGATCTTCCTCACACGCCCGCGCCAGCGCATCGCCAAGCACCAGCCGCCCCTCGGCATCGGTATTGTCGATCTCCACCGTCAGCCCCTTGCGGCTGGACAGGATATCCCCCGGCCGGAAGGAATTGCCCGAAATCGCATTCTCCGCCGCCGACACATAAAGCTTCAGGTGCACCGGCAGCTTCGCGCCCATCACCAGCTCCGCCAGCGCGATCGCATGCGCCGCCCCGCCCATGTCCTTCTTCATGATCCGCATGCCGTCGCCGCCCTTGATGTTCAGGCCGCCGGAGTCGAACGTGATGCCCTTGCCCACCAGCGCGACCTTCGGATGCGAGGAATCGCCCCAGGTCAGCTCCAGGAACCGCGGCGCCACCCCCGCCGCCCGGCCGACCGCATGCACCATCGGGTAATTCTCGGTCAGCAGGTCATCGCCGACGACCGCCTTCAGCGTCGCCCCATGCGCCTTCGCCAGCCCGGCCATCTCGGCTTCCAGCCCGGCCGGCGTCATGTCAGCCGCCGGCGTGTTGACGAGGTCGCGCAGGTGCGCCGCCGCGTCCGCCTCGCGGGCGAGCTGCTCGCCCTCCTTGCCGCCCGGCACCTTCAGGCGCGGCGGCGAAGACTTGTCCTTCTTGTAGCGCTCGAAACGGTACGCCCCGTCCGCCCAAGCCGAGGCGATGTTCGCGAACGGCTGGCCGCTGTCCTCGGCAATCTCGTAATCGCCCTGCGGCAACTTACCCGACAGCGCCGCCACCGCCAGCGCGTCCTTGCCCGCGCCGAGCCCGAACACGACCTCGGCGACCCGACCGTCCTCGCCCGGCACCAGCACCGTCTGCCCCGCCGCCCCGGTAAAGCCCTGCGCCGCCGCGATCGCCCGCGCACCCGGGAACGGATCGTCCTTCAGGTCCGCAAAGCTGCGGGCAGTGTAGAGGTAAACACGCGCGGCGTGCTTCGGCTTGGTCGTGAAGCTCTTGTGCATGGCTTTTTCCTGACGGCTTGCGGTGGTTAAGGCCGGCCCCGGCGGCGTTAACCGAACCTTGACCCCGCCCGTTCAATATCCGGGATGATGCGACCGATCCAGACATGGAGCCCCCAGATGTCCAGCGCCAAAACGTCCCTGGCCCTCCTGGCCTTTGCCATCGCCGCCTCCACGTCCGCCTGCGCCACGGCGCCGAAGGCCGACAAGGATGCCGAACGCGCCATGAAAGCGGCCATGCAGCCAGCCTCTGCCGAGGAACGCGCCGCTGCCAATCGCGCCGACCCGCTGACCCGCGCCAACTTCTGGGCCAAGGAAAACCTCAAGAACGAGGAAGACCTCGAAGTCAGCCTCGAATTCGCCCGCGCCCTGCGCGAGATCGGCAGCCATGACCGCGCCATCGACGTGCTCGCCAAGGCGCTGATCGTACATCCGGACGATGCGGACGCGCTGATGCTGATGGGCCGAATCCAGATGGCCAAGGGCGACATCCCCAGTGCCGGTCGCGCCTTCAACCGCGCCGTCGAGGTCGCACCGGCCCGCGCCGAAACCTGGGCCGCCCTCGGCACCACCTACGACCGTCAGGGCCAGCACCGCCTCGCCCAGACCGCCTACCAGAAGGCGCTCGAGATCGAGCCCTACCGCACCACCACGCTGACCAATTACGGCCTCTCGCTCGTCCTGTCCGGCGACCTTGCCGGCGCCGAAGCGAAGCTGCGCGCCGCCGCCGCCAATCCCGACGCCGGCGCCCGCGTCACCGAGAACCTCGCCCTCGTCCTCGGCCTGCAGGGCCGCTTTGACGAGATGAAGACGCTGAGCGAAGCCAGCGCCCCGGACCAGGTCGTCGACCAGAACGTCGCGCTCCTGCGCGCGCTGATCCAGCCCGCCCGCAGCTGGGACGCACTCGCCGACACGCCGCAACCGACCGCCGTCGCCGCCCTGAACACGCCCGCCGAAACCCCGGCCGCCTCCCCGACCACCCCGGTCGAAGACTCCCCCGGCCGAACCCTCCGCCTACGGAATTAAATTGCACGCGACAAACAGTGCGCAGACCTCACTCAAGATCGAGCACATTCGCTGTGCGATCGCCAGTGAAGCCAACCCTACCCAATTTCCGTGAAGTAGTAATCAGATTTGGTCGGACGATTGCGCCACAAAAAGCCAGAAGCTGGCGTATCTCGTAGCAACAATATTTTTGTTTCGCGTGCGCCGACATCAAACGAAATCGTGTTTGAATGCCATTTGGAGACGGTAGTTCCCTGCTTCTGGCCGTACTGCCCAATCACCTGCTCATGTTCAAAGCTTGCAGCAGTGAGGTGGATCCGGCCCGGGCGCACTTGAAATCTCAAGGAACTATTTGACACAACGACTTTGGGCTCGTGGGGCCGATCAACTCGACCTCCTTGCTTGTTCTCGCGGCGTCGAAGATCGTCGAAAAACCAATCTGAATATGCCTTCCAGTACTCAGGAAACGGCATCCACGAACCGTCTGCGAGAAGAATGTCTCCACCGGACGGATGCAGGTCGTGGTAGTAAAGTAGGCTTTCAATTCGAAAAGGCTCCGCACCTGCTATGATAGTCGGACGAAAAGCAATTTTTAGTGAGGTTACTACAATGTTGGCCAGCGATAGCGACGGGTTGGTCAAAATGGCATTTAACCGCAATGCTGTGTGCTCAATCGCATTGTAGTCCCCATCTGCCAAACGAATGCTATGGAGATCCGTCAAACTGCGTGTTTCATCTATTGAAACTTCCGGCAGTTTAGTTTGATCAAGGCATATGGGTAACAGCCAAGGTACCGAAGGCGCGAGTGTTTTGGCGCGTTCAATGGCAATCGCCAATTCGGCGTGAACATAGGACGTCGGACGCAGATAGAATTGGTCTGAAACACATAGAAGAAACGCGCCTGCTTGATCAATTTTGCGTTTGACCTTTTCACGCCACTGTTCGCCAAGTTCCATCCCTACCTCATCAATCCAGTAGGCAATGGAAAGCTTATCCAACGCGTCCAAAAGCGGCCGAATTTTGGAAACGTCTTCGCGAAAATACGACACAAACACATAGGTCATCGACGCCTCGATTTTCGATGTCTTCATCCAGGATAGCAATCGAAATGAGTCGTTTCCGCAATAGTGAAAGTAGAAGGCGGCACCATGAAGTGCGGGATCGAACTAGATGCCACACCGCTAAACTCGAGAATTGCTGTGATGATAGACGCTGAGTTTAATCCGGTCACGGTGCATCAGGCCGGATTCTAAGCGCCACCCACAGGAGGTCGCTCGACAAGCCCGGCGCGTGGCCTAGTTCCTGCGGATGACCATCCGGAACCTCATCCTCGTGCTGGGCGACCAGCTGTCCATGCGCAACCCTGCCCTCTTGGCGGGCGACCGCGCGCGCGACCGGATCCTTATGGTCGAGGTGGCCGAAGAGACCACCTATGTGCGCCATCACAAGAAAAAGATCGCCTTCATCCTCTCGGCCATGCGCCATTTCTGCGCGGCGCTGCGCGAAGACGGCTGGACGGTGGACTATGTCCGCCTGGATGACGACCCAAATCGCGGCTCGTTCCGGGGCGAGGTCGAGCGCGCCGCCGCGCAGCACGGTCCCGAACGCATCTGCGTGCTGGAGCCCGGCGAATGGCGGGTGCGTGCCGACATGGACACCTGGCAGGCGGCGCTCGGCCGTTCGGTCGACATCTTCGAGGACACCCGCTTCCTCTGCTCGCAGGCCCGCTTCCGGCAATGGGCCGCAGGCCGCAAGCAATTGCGGATGGAATATTTCTACCGCGAGATGCGCAAGGCGACCGGCCTCCTGATGAACGGCGACGCCCCCGCTGGCGGCCAATGGAATTACGACGCCGAGAACCGCAAGCCCGCGAAAGCCGACCTGTTCATGCCCCGCCCGCGCCCGGCAGCGCCAGACGCGATCACACGCGGCGTGCTCGATCTCGTCGCGACCCGCTTCGGCGAGCATTTCGGAGACCTTGAACCCTTCTGGTTCGCCGTCACGGCAGAAGGCGCCGAGGCGGCGCTGCAGGATTTCATCGCAGAGGCCCTGCCCCGCTTCGGCGACTTCCAGGACGCGATGCTGGAAGGCGAACCCTTCCTCTACCACTCCGTCCTGTCGCTCTACATCAATGCCGGCCTGCTCGATCCCCTGCACGCCTGCCGCCAGGTGGAGGCGGCCTACTATTCAGGGCATGCCCCGCTGAACGCCGCCGAAGGGTTCATCCGCCAGATCATCGGATGGCGCGAATATGTGCGCGGACTCTACTGGCTGAAAATGCCGGCTTACCGCGAGCAGAACGCCTTGCAGGCCACCCGGCCCCTGCCCGCCCTCTACTGGACCGGCGAGACGGACATGGCCTCTATGCGCGCCGCCATTGGCCAGACGAAGCGCGAAGCCTACGCGCACCATATCCAGCGGCTGATGGTCACCGGGAACTTCGCGCTGCTCGCGGGCATCGATCCGCACGAGGTCCACGAATGGTACCTTGCGGTCTATGCCGATGCGTTCGAATGGGTCGAGCTGCCGAACACGCTCGGCATGAGTCAGTATGCGGACGGTGGCCAGCTCGGCTCGAAGCCCTATGCCGCCAGCGGCGCCTATATCAATCGCATGTCCGACCATTGCGGCAACTGCGCCTATGACGTGAACCGCAAATATGGCGAAGGCGCCTGCCCGTTCAATTCATTGTACTGGGACTTCCTCGCCCGCAACGAAGCCCGCCTGAAGGACAATCCCCGGATGCGCCAGATGTACGCCGCCTGGGCGCGCATGCCGGACGACAAGCAGCAGGCCTACCGGGCCAGCGCGGCGGCCTTCCTCGAGACGCTTTAGATCCGCAGGTCAGTCCGTATCAAAACGGATGCCCTGCGCCAGCGGCAGCGCGCTGGAATAGTTGATCGTATTGGTCGCCCGGCGCATGTAGGCCTTCCAGGAATCCGAACCGGACTCGCGTCCGCCGCCGGTTTCCTTTTCGCCGCCGAACGCGCCGCCGATCTCGGCGCCGGAGGTGCCGATATTGACGTTCGCGATCCCGCAGTCCGAGCCGGACGCCGCCACGAACCGCTCCGCCTCGCGCAGGTCGGTCGTGAAGATCGAGGAGGAAAGCCCCGCTGCCACGGCATTGTTCAGCGCGATGGCTTCGGAAAGCTCCGTGTACGTCATCACGTAGAGGATCGGCGCAAACGTCTCGCGCAGGACTGGCCCCACCTGCCCCGGCATGACCACCAGTGCCGGGCGGCGGTAGACCCCGCCATTGGCCTCTACCGCTTCACCGCCAAACACCTCGCCGTCCGCGGCTTTTGCTTCGGCCAGCGCGGCCGTCATCGCCTCGCCCGCAGCGGAGTCGATCAGCGGGCCAACCAGCACGCCCGGCGTCAGCGGATTGCCGACCTTGGCCGAGGCCCAGGCCGACTTGAGGCGAGGCACCAGCGCGTCCGCAATCGAGGCATGAACGAACAGCCGACGCATCGTCGTGCAGCGCTGGCCCGCCGTTCCCAGCGCCGAGAAGGCAATCGCCCGCACTGCCAGGTCAAGATCCGCAGACGGACAAACAACGCCGGCATTGTTGCCGCCCAGCTCAAGGATCGTCTTGCCGAACCGCGCCGCCACGACCGGGCCGACCGCCCGGCCCATCCGCGTCGAGCCTGTCGCTGAAACCACCGCGATCCGCGCATCGGCGGCCAACGCGGCGCCAATCTCCGGCCCGCCGATCAGGCACGCCGCCAGCCCCTCCGGCGCCTCGCCAAAGGCCTGCACCGCGCGTGTAAAAACCGCCATCACGGCCAGCGCCGTCAGCGGCGTCTTCTCCGACGGTTTCCAGATCACCGGGTTGCCACACACCAGCGCCAGCGCCGCGTTCCACGCCCACACCGCCACCGGGAAATTGAACGCCGTGATGACCGCCGTGATCCCCGCCGGATGCCAGGTCTCCATCATTCGGTGACCCGGCCGCTCGGACGCAATCGTCAGTCCATGCAGTTGCCGGGAGAGGCCGACCGCGAAGTCGCAGATGTCGATCATCTCCTGCACTTCGCCCATCGCTTCGGCGGGGATCTTCCCCGCCTCCAGCGTCACCAGCGTCGCGAGGTCATCTTTTGCTGCGCGCAGTTCCTCACCGAGCAGGCGCACCAGTTCGCCCCGGCGCGGCGCGGGCACGCTGCGCCAGGTAGCGAAGGCCGCCGCCGCGCGGGCGATGGCCAGTTCCACATTGGCCGGCGCGTCCGGAGTCAGGTGCGTGAGCACCTCGCCGGACAGAGGCGTACGGCAGGCCAGCGTGCCGGCGGTGCCGGCCGAGGGAATGGAGAATCGGGCGAGGGTTGCCGAAGCAAGCGGGATCAGGCTCATGCGCCGGGTCTAGCGGCGCCCCGCGCGCGGGGAAAGCCCCCGCCCGCCGGGATCAGGCGAAATCGCGGTTGACGACGTACTCGGTCACCTGCGGCGCGGCAGCGTTCTTTTCCTGCATCTTCTGGTACTTGATG
The genomic region above belongs to Acidobacteriota bacterium and contains:
- a CDS encoding aldehyde dehydrogenase family protein: MSLIPLASATLARFSIPSAGTAGTLACRTPLSGEVLTHLTPDAPANVELAIARAAAAFATWRSVPAPRRGELVRLLGEELRAAKDDLATLVTLEAGKIPAEAMGEVQEMIDICDFAVGLSRQLHGLTIASERPGHRMMETWHPAGITAVITAFNFPVAVWAWNAALALVCGNPVIWKPSEKTPLTALAVMAVFTRAVQAFGEAPEGLAACLIGGPEIGAALAADARIAVVSATGSTRMGRAVGPVVAARFGKTILELGGNNAGVVCPSADLDLAVRAIAFSALGTAGQRCTTMRRLFVHASIADALVPRLKSAWASAKVGNPLTPGVLVGPLIDSAAGEAMTAALAEAKAADGEVFGGEAVEANGGVYRRPALVVMPGQVGPVLRETFAPILYVMTYTELSEAIALNNAVAAGLSSSIFTTDLREAERFVAASGSDCGIANVNIGTSGAEIGGAFGGEKETGGGRESGSDSWKAYMRRATNTINYSSALPLAQGIRFDTD
- a CDS encoding cryptochrome/photolyase family protein; the encoded protein is MTIRNLILVLGDQLSMRNPALLAGDRARDRILMVEVAEETTYVRHHKKKIAFILSAMRHFCAALREDGWTVDYVRLDDDPNRGSFRGEVERAAAQHGPERICVLEPGEWRVRADMDTWQAALGRSVDIFEDTRFLCSQARFRQWAAGRKQLRMEYFYREMRKATGLLMNGDAPAGGQWNYDAENRKPAKADLFMPRPRPAAPDAITRGVLDLVATRFGEHFGDLEPFWFAVTAEGAEAALQDFIAEALPRFGDFQDAMLEGEPFLYHSVLSLYINAGLLDPLHACRQVEAAYYSGHAPLNAAEGFIRQIIGWREYVRGLYWLKMPAYREQNALQATRPLPALYWTGETDMASMRAAIGQTKREAYAHHIQRLMVTGNFALLAGIDPHEVHEWYLAVYADAFEWVELPNTLGMSQYADGGQLGSKPYAASGAYINRMSDHCGNCAYDVNRKYGEGACPFNSLYWDFLARNEARLKDNPRMRQMYAAWARMPDDKQQAYRASAAAFLETL
- a CDS encoding leucyl aminopeptidase family protein; this encodes MHKSFTTKPKHAARVYLYTARSFADLKDDPFPGARAIAAAQGFTGAAGQTVLVPGEDGRVAEVVFGLGAGKDALAVAALSGKLPQGDYEIAEDSGQPFANIASAWADGAYRFERYKKDKSSPPRLKVPGGKEGEQLAREADAAAHLRDLVNTPAADMTPAGLEAEMAGLAKAHGATLKAVVGDDLLTENYPMVHAVGRAAGVAPRFLELTWGDSSHPKVALVGKGITFDSGGLNIKGGDGMRIMKKDMGGAAHAIALAELVMGAKLPVHLKLYVSAAENAISGNSFRPGDILSSRKGLTVEIDNTDAEGRLVLGDALARACEEDPDLLMDFATLTGAARVALGADLAPLYTDDEALAADVLAASARTGDPVWRMPLWDPYLADLKSPVADLVNSGGSFGGSITAAVFLKQFVTAKSWAHFDIWAWRKAKYGRPDGGAPCGLRAVWSMLEARYG
- a CDS encoding tetratricopeptide repeat protein; its protein translation is MSSAKTSLALLAFAIAASTSACATAPKADKDAERAMKAAMQPASAEERAAANRADPLTRANFWAKENLKNEEDLEVSLEFARALREIGSHDRAIDVLAKALIVHPDDADALMLMGRIQMAKGDIPSAGRAFNRAVEVAPARAETWAALGTTYDRQGQHRLAQTAYQKALEIEPYRTTTLTNYGLSLVLSGDLAGAEAKLRAAAANPDAGARVTENLALVLGLQGRFDEMKTLSEASAPDQVVDQNVALLRALIQPARSWDALADTPQPTAVAALNTPAETPAASPTTPVEDSPGRTLRLRN
- a CDS encoding toll/interleukin-1 receptor domain-containing protein — protein: MKTSKIEASMTYVFVSYFREDVSKIRPLLDALDKLSIAYWIDEVGMELGEQWREKVKRKIDQAGAFLLCVSDQFYLRPTSYVHAELAIAIERAKTLAPSVPWLLPICLDQTKLPEVSIDETRSLTDLHSIRLADGDYNAIEHTALRLNAILTNPSLSLANIVVTSLKIAFRPTIIAGAEPFRIESLLYYHDLHPSGGDILLADGSWMPFPEYWKAYSDWFFDDLRRRENKQGGRVDRPHEPKVVVSNSSLRFQVRPGRIHLTAASFEHEQVIGQYGQKQGTTVSKWHSNTISFDVGARETKILLLRDTPASGFLWRNRPTKSDYYFTEIG